In a genomic window of Arcticibacter tournemirensis:
- a CDS encoding signal peptidase, translating to MNKYLKRGLLLIVPGIGFNILGYAIKQNEWGPYGWAMILGTILFGAGFLFVFYSLVRKVEYKGLVEERAAEAEKKEQRKAERKALRRNRERKLQVNNMT from the coding sequence ATGAATAAGTATCTTAAAAGAGGTCTTCTGCTAATCGTTCCGGGTATAGGGTTTAATATTCTTGGTTACGCGATAAAACAAAATGAATGGGGGCCGTACGGCTGGGCGATGATATTGGGTACAATACTTTTTGGTGCCGGCTTCCTGTTTGTTTTCTATAGTCTCGTGAGGAAAGTTGAATATAAAGGCCTTGTGGAGGAGCGTGCCGCAGAGGCAGAGAAAAAGGAGCAGAGAAAAGCAGAAAGAAAGGCGTTACGCAGGAACAGAGAAAGGAAACTACAAGTTAATAATATGACATAA
- the ileS gene encoding isoleucine--tRNA ligase, producing MYKEYKQLNLSETGKEILEYWKDRQIFEKSISNRPASKPYTFYEGPPSANGMPGIHHVMARSIKDIFCRYKTLKGFRVERKGGWDTHGLPIELAVEKTLGITKEDIGKKITVEEYNSACRKEVMKYTDVWNDLTEKMGYWVDLENPYITYKNEYIETLWWILKELYNKNFLYKGYTVQPFSPAAGTGLSSHELNMPGTYRNIKDTSIVAQFHLKHDQVHPLTPVLFQNEAEDTVVLAWTTTPWTLPSNCALAVGKDVSYVKIRTFNPYTYSPVSVILAKELVSKHFKPEGQTASFRDYKGGDKVIPWELAGEFKGSDLIGLRYHQLMPYVSNEKLEKDAFRIILGDFVTTDDGTGIVHIASIFGADDFRAARENNIPSVLATDDKGNEYPLVDRQGRFTDEVTDFAGRFVKEEYYPDEVRNQPDFKPTDVLIAIKLKEDNKAFDVKKYEHSYPHCWRTDKPVLYYPLDSWFIRTTAVKDRLVELNKTINWKPEATGTGRFGNWLENLVDWNLSRSRYWGTPLPIWRTEDGAEEVCIGSVEELRGKLTEALNSGVLNAEENDKITKIADSFDHSSFDLHRPYVDDIILVSSDGRKMYREPDLIDVWFDSGAMPYAQWHYPFENKENFENAYPADFIAEGVDQTRGWFFTLHAIAVMLKDSVAFKNVVSNGLVLDRNGNKMSKRLGNAVDPFETIGKYGADATRWYMISNASPWDNLKFNIEGLDEVRRKFFGTLYNTYAFFALYANIDGFNYSEEEIAISERPEIDRWIISLLNTLSKEVDGYYGDFEPTRAARAIQDFVDEHLSNWYVRLCRRRFWKGDYTEDKISAYQTLYTCLDTIARLMSPIAPFFSERLFLDLNTITGKDSAESVHLTDFPEYHDSLVDTGLEERMALAQDISSLVLSLRKKVGINVRQPLNKILLPVLDNTFREKVERVKELILSETNIKDIEFIHDTSGIITKKVKPNFKALGPKAGKYMKDVASFITSLSQEELADFEAKGTIEFLRDDFTLTIPVEDAEIIAEDVPGWQVANIGKLTVALDVTLTTELKQEGISRELVNRIQNLRKEIGLEVTDKINVIVSPDPYFEEAVKNNLSYICAEILADSFEFGSGLQTGEKVEIEEKELLISITKT from the coding sequence ATGTACAAAGAATATAAACAACTTAATTTATCGGAAACAGGAAAAGAAATCCTTGAATACTGGAAAGACCGTCAGATATTTGAAAAAAGCATTTCGAACCGCCCTGCTTCAAAACCATATACTTTTTACGAAGGTCCCCCTTCAGCTAATGGAATGCCGGGCATTCATCACGTAATGGCCCGCAGCATCAAAGATATATTTTGCCGTTATAAAACACTTAAAGGCTTTAGAGTAGAGCGTAAAGGAGGTTGGGATACACACGGACTTCCCATTGAGCTTGCTGTTGAAAAAACATTAGGGATAACAAAAGAAGATATCGGCAAAAAAATAACTGTCGAGGAATATAATTCAGCCTGCAGGAAAGAAGTAATGAAATACACCGATGTATGGAATGACCTTACTGAAAAAATGGGCTACTGGGTTGATCTTGAAAACCCTTACATCACGTATAAAAATGAATATATAGAGACCCTGTGGTGGATACTTAAGGAGCTTTATAATAAAAACTTTCTCTATAAAGGTTATACCGTTCAGCCTTTTTCCCCTGCTGCAGGCACCGGACTGAGCTCACATGAGCTGAATATGCCGGGAACGTACCGTAACATAAAGGATACGTCTATTGTAGCCCAGTTTCACCTCAAACATGATCAGGTGCATCCGCTTACGCCTGTTCTTTTTCAGAACGAAGCGGAAGATACAGTTGTGCTTGCATGGACTACTACTCCCTGGACGTTGCCGTCTAACTGCGCGCTTGCTGTAGGGAAAGATGTTTCTTATGTAAAGATCCGGACATTCAATCCATATACTTATTCGCCGGTAAGTGTGATTCTGGCGAAAGAACTGGTATCAAAGCATTTTAAACCAGAAGGACAGACTGCTTCTTTTCGGGATTACAAAGGAGGCGATAAGGTTATCCCATGGGAGCTTGCAGGAGAATTTAAAGGCAGTGATCTGATAGGCCTGCGTTATCATCAGCTTATGCCCTATGTATCGAACGAGAAACTCGAAAAAGATGCATTCAGGATTATACTGGGTGATTTTGTGACTACAGATGATGGTACCGGAATTGTGCACATCGCTTCTATTTTTGGAGCTGATGACTTCAGGGCAGCGAGGGAAAACAACATTCCTTCAGTGTTAGCTACCGATGATAAAGGCAACGAATATCCCCTGGTTGACCGTCAGGGACGCTTTACAGATGAAGTTACCGACTTTGCAGGCCGCTTTGTAAAAGAAGAGTATTATCCTGATGAAGTGCGCAATCAGCCTGACTTTAAGCCTACTGATGTTCTAATAGCCATCAAGTTAAAGGAAGACAATAAGGCGTTCGACGTAAAAAAATATGAGCATAGCTATCCTCATTGCTGGAGAACTGACAAGCCGGTACTCTATTATCCGCTTGACAGCTGGTTTATCCGTACCACAGCCGTAAAGGACAGGCTTGTAGAACTTAATAAAACCATTAACTGGAAGCCCGAGGCTACCGGTACCGGACGCTTTGGTAACTGGCTGGAAAACCTTGTTGACTGGAATCTCTCCCGCTCACGGTATTGGGGCACCCCTTTACCAATCTGGCGAACAGAAGATGGCGCAGAAGAAGTATGCATTGGCTCAGTAGAAGAATTGAGAGGCAAACTCACTGAAGCTTTAAATTCGGGTGTGCTCAATGCCGAAGAAAACGACAAGATCACTAAAATAGCTGACTCGTTTGATCATTCTTCTTTCGACCTGCACCGTCCTTATGTTGACGATATTATCCTGGTTTCTTCTGATGGCAGGAAAATGTATCGTGAGCCCGACCTGATCGACGTCTGGTTTGATTCAGGAGCAATGCCTTACGCCCAGTGGCATTATCCTTTTGAAAACAAGGAGAACTTTGAGAATGCTTATCCCGCCGACTTTATAGCTGAAGGGGTTGATCAAACCCGCGGCTGGTTCTTTACTCTGCATGCAATAGCGGTAATGCTTAAAGATTCAGTGGCATTTAAAAACGTAGTGTCAAACGGACTGGTTCTTGACAGGAACGGCAACAAAATGTCTAAACGACTTGGTAACGCTGTTGATCCTTTTGAAACAATAGGAAAATACGGCGCTGACGCTACTCGCTGGTATATGATCAGCAATGCTTCACCATGGGATAACCTTAAGTTTAATATTGAAGGCCTTGATGAAGTACGCCGTAAATTCTTCGGCACACTTTATAACACTTATGCTTTCTTTGCCCTGTATGCCAACATAGATGGCTTCAACTACAGTGAAGAAGAGATTGCAATTTCAGAAAGGCCTGAGATAGACCGATGGATTATCTCGTTGCTTAATACATTATCGAAAGAGGTGGATGGTTATTATGGCGATTTCGAGCCTACCAGAGCCGCAAGAGCTATTCAGGACTTTGTGGACGAGCATTTAAGTAACTGGTATGTACGACTATGCCGTCGCCGTTTTTGGAAAGGCGATTATACAGAAGACAAAATATCGGCTTACCAAACACTTTATACTTGTTTAGATACCATAGCTCGCTTGATGTCGCCTATTGCACCCTTCTTTAGCGAAAGATTGTTTCTTGATCTGAACACTATTACAGGGAAAGATAGCGCAGAGTCCGTCCATCTTACAGACTTTCCTGAATATCATGATAGCCTGGTCGACACAGGCCTTGAAGAAAGAATGGCCCTTGCTCAGGACATCTCTTCACTGGTACTGTCGTTGAGGAAAAAAGTTGGCATTAATGTACGCCAGCCTTTGAATAAAATACTTCTCCCTGTACTCGATAATACCTTCAGAGAAAAAGTTGAACGTGTAAAAGAGCTCATACTTTCTGAAACGAATATCAAGGATATAGAATTTATTCACGACACTTCGGGTATTATCACTAAAAAAGTAAAACCAAACTTCAAGGCCCTCGGCCCTAAAGCTGGGAAATACATGAAGGACGTCGCCTCTTTTATTACATCTCTTAGTCAGGAAGAACTTGCTGATTTTGAGGCTAAAGGAACCATAGAGTTCCTAAGGGACGACTTTACCCTGACCATTCCGGTTGAAGATGCTGAAATCATTGCCGAGGACGTCCCCGGATGGCAGGTAGCAAATATTGGAAAACTAACAGTCGCCTTAGATGTTACGCTAACTACTGAACTAAAGCAGGAGGGCATTTCAAGGGAGCTTGTTAACAGAATTCAGAACCTGAGAAAAGAAATTGGATTGGAGGTAACAGATAAGATTAATGTTATTGTATCTCCGGACCCTTATTTCGAAGAAGCAGTGAAGAATAATTTATCATATATTTGCGCCGAAATTCTGGCTGACTCTTTTGAATTTGGATCCGGCCTTCAAACAGGTGAAAAAGTTGAAATTGAAGAAAAGGAATTATTAATATCTATTACAAAGACTTAA
- a CDS encoding carboxypeptidase-like regulatory domain-containing protein, with the protein MKHLLLILNLIILISSTHAQKPLTNSRQSSYYTYIYRLDDETVKRFYSKKILTNEIAGHPLDSFLTDKPRPLHLQPGNYLEVHALKNKLQYKLLQRRSAYLKILENRHDLQFVLSSVNGEKVEDAQVYLEGRKIPFDPERQLYHTRRPRKNQLLQIKHQGISNYYSLTSKPEYRYSYKKPGLFSRLWNFVKKPFRKKQKGRPYYYTPPVNPGFLVFNKPVYRPGDTVKLKAFILDKKSKKPIRYPKLLVRLKDDPWDNGKIIGYVNAYRPGGFEYEFKLTDSLDLDLDDDYTVSLETLESAKYDLDEYDGDLEDREYLMKRTVFQASNFHYEDYELKTNRFAMRADKTGHSPGSPISLYFKATDENDLNVADGRIELTLMSRNSRNYKENTVFIPDTLWQHQMQLDATGETKLVIPDSIFPKADLDFTADAVFLNANNERLNDLKYLSFKSESKEIDAKLDGDTLKINYRIGGKEIRTTAMLAVCNANNDTLLVKKIQLPARELLGQGADVYSVSVDSYTKAFSVRSFPAELSASGYRNADSLFIKVSNPRKLNFWYTVFSGKKIVLQGKTNNLNYAHPFKEKKNVSVLLNFLWGGEPAQQEIQVPYQDKLLSIQTSQPLTVYPGQQINIEVDVKDASGKPVAGADITGYSFTRKFQNATVPFIPYLGRVYPYRTLSNPVTIGKLQESGELKLNWQRWSKEMGLDSIEHYKFTHPSAIYRIGEPAPDSITQIAPFVVKDGDILPVHILYIDEKPVYFSQTTHLQRYSFRVEPGSHKVRFRTKNMMITLDSVIVTKGEKLILSLNGDMQNNTSAKFVKQAKVLSSYEATLINKYLISVVNNFGDRFATIEQSNSIFLLNTESSDNYGIRPHSDAVLTGPYNGLAVRFTRKDSQPVYFNPEPGYSFEFQPGLLKQKSLDEKYPFSLYLDNNTSNGNDYTQYALTGGEVDTLWQYYLDLRSHTTRLFRNEYLSGRGTGRLIIKVDTLNTGKVPFVKNIIVYKKGDPDFMKIFPGNTTDLQNYSPGIYRVFYLLKGNKYILQDNVRIRANGTNYYSTGKPDILPADAVSFNIAKVIENKSRLNGSNQEDESSQLIKEVFNEKYLDTGTFTGLMSGAVYDKKDKTPIPGVTVKVKGTSAGTTTDMSGRFSIKVPSSGKLQIMLIGYETKEVSIQNGGTADVYLSESHLSLDEVVVVGYGAQKKTAVTGAVSVMYDRLEGVQIRGVASSASGSPLIIVDGVPYAGNMASLDPSLIGEMNILKNEAATALYGSRGANGVILISTKKKVGKAGAGEAQPEQQPIFRRNFADYAFWQPRLRTDEQGKASFTVTFPDDITNWRTFFIGMSGNKQSGYAEGQIKSYKSISASFTSPLFAVRGDTFEPVGKIMNYTTDTISLNRSFSFNGKLMKEDTFRITNSKIDTFRIQAEGKDSLHFEYSIKRPTGYFDGERRSIPLYERGVLETKGVFETLEKDTSISLRFDPKLGKVTLRAEASLLPVLLEETNRLRKYEYLCNEQIASKLKGLLAEKKIRAYLKEPFKHEKDINELIKKLLENRRKEGTWGWWKDTSAELWISLHAAEALLEADAMGYRTQIDKQKLIDYLIYEVSFLKGQNKLTAIELLSTLNAKADFKSLIKDYERSLSPKQKITAYEKMKLMRTRQRAGLPVLTDSLLKTIRYTMFGNAYWGEQRYLFFDNSIQLSILAYRILREDGKHTALLSKIRNYFLEQRKDGQWRNTYESSLILETILPDILKDGKTPEPASLILSGERNETVTRFPYTAMLDNNAKLTIEKKGEFPVYLTAYQQFFNSSPAKTNKDFTVNTSFEKDENKLNELKGGQPVVLKADVIARADADYVMIEIPIPAGCSYESKEQSYSYTGSEVHREYFKNKVSIFCNKLKAGRYSYSIKLVPRYTGTYTLNPAKVEMMYFPVFFGREEIKQIRIK; encoded by the coding sequence ATGAAACACCTTTTACTTATCCTGAATCTGATTATCCTTATCTCGTCGACGCACGCTCAAAAGCCGCTTACAAACAGCAGACAGAGCAGCTATTACACTTATATTTATCGTTTGGACGACGAGACCGTCAAGCGGTTTTATTCCAAAAAGATCTTGACCAATGAGATCGCCGGTCATCCCCTCGACTCGTTCCTCACAGATAAGCCCCGGCCCCTTCACCTGCAGCCAGGTAATTATCTTGAAGTACACGCATTAAAAAACAAACTTCAGTATAAACTTCTGCAACGGCGATCAGCATATTTGAAGATACTTGAAAACAGGCATGACCTGCAGTTTGTGCTGAGCAGCGTTAATGGCGAAAAAGTTGAAGATGCCCAGGTTTATCTTGAAGGACGTAAGATCCCTTTTGATCCCGAAAGACAACTGTACCATACACGGAGACCCCGGAAAAACCAGCTTCTCCAAATTAAGCATCAGGGGATAAGCAACTATTACAGCCTCACCTCAAAACCGGAATACCGTTATTCCTATAAAAAACCTGGTTTATTCTCCCGGTTATGGAATTTTGTAAAAAAGCCCTTCCGGAAAAAACAAAAAGGCAGACCCTATTACTATACTCCGCCAGTCAATCCGGGGTTCCTTGTTTTCAACAAGCCTGTTTACCGGCCCGGCGATACAGTTAAGCTGAAGGCTTTTATTCTCGACAAAAAGTCGAAAAAGCCTATAAGATATCCGAAGCTTCTTGTGAGATTAAAAGACGACCCATGGGATAACGGAAAGATCATTGGCTATGTAAACGCCTATCGTCCGGGAGGCTTTGAATATGAATTCAAACTAACCGATAGCCTGGATCTCGATCTGGACGATGATTATACAGTCAGTCTCGAAACCCTTGAGAGCGCGAAATACGACCTTGATGAATACGACGGTGACCTTGAGGACCGGGAGTATTTAATGAAACGCACAGTCTTTCAGGCAAGCAACTTCCATTACGAGGATTACGAGTTAAAGACCAACCGCTTCGCTATGCGAGCTGATAAAACCGGCCATTCTCCGGGAAGCCCTATCTCGCTATATTTTAAAGCGACAGATGAAAATGACCTGAACGTTGCTGATGGAAGGATTGAGCTGACGCTAATGAGCCGGAACAGTAGGAATTACAAAGAAAACACTGTGTTTATCCCGGATACCTTGTGGCAGCATCAAATGCAATTGGACGCAACAGGAGAAACAAAACTGGTAATTCCCGATTCTATATTCCCAAAAGCAGATCTGGACTTTACAGCTGACGCGGTTTTCCTGAATGCAAATAACGAAAGACTGAATGACCTCAAATATCTGTCGTTCAAGTCTGAAAGCAAAGAGATTGATGCGAAACTGGACGGTGATACTTTGAAAATAAACTATCGTATCGGAGGCAAAGAGATTCGGACGACCGCCATGCTCGCTGTTTGCAATGCAAATAACGACACCCTATTGGTTAAAAAAATACAGTTACCGGCCCGCGAACTGCTTGGTCAGGGCGCTGACGTTTATTCCGTAAGCGTTGATTCGTACACGAAGGCGTTTAGCGTACGAAGTTTCCCCGCCGAACTATCAGCGTCAGGCTATCGCAATGCCGACTCGCTCTTTATTAAGGTTTCTAATCCGCGAAAATTAAATTTCTGGTACACCGTTTTTTCAGGAAAGAAAATCGTACTACAGGGTAAAACCAATAATCTTAATTATGCCCATCCTTTTAAAGAGAAAAAAAATGTCTCGGTTCTGCTCAACTTCCTCTGGGGCGGAGAACCGGCACAACAGGAGATACAGGTCCCTTACCAGGATAAACTGCTGAGTATTCAAACCAGCCAGCCCCTTACCGTTTATCCCGGCCAACAGATAAATATTGAAGTCGACGTGAAAGATGCTTCAGGGAAACCCGTCGCGGGAGCCGACATTACTGGTTACTCGTTTACCCGTAAATTTCAAAACGCCACCGTCCCCTTTATACCCTACCTCGGCAGAGTCTATCCATACAGAACACTTTCCAATCCGGTTACTATTGGAAAGCTCCAGGAAAGTGGCGAACTTAAATTGAACTGGCAGCGATGGAGTAAAGAAATGGGCCTTGACAGCATAGAGCACTATAAATTCACTCATCCATCAGCTATTTACCGAATCGGGGAGCCCGCACCCGATAGCATCACTCAGATCGCACCGTTTGTTGTAAAAGACGGCGATATCCTTCCTGTGCATATCCTGTACATTGATGAAAAGCCCGTCTATTTCAGCCAAACGACACATCTCCAGCGTTATTCATTCAGAGTAGAGCCCGGGTCTCATAAAGTTCGCTTCAGGACCAAAAACATGATGATTACCCTGGACAGCGTCATTGTTACGAAGGGCGAAAAACTTATTCTCTCCTTAAATGGCGATATGCAGAACAACACCTCTGCCAAATTTGTAAAACAAGCGAAAGTTTTAAGTTCATACGAGGCTACTCTGATTAATAAATACCTCATCAGCGTGGTTAATAATTTTGGAGACCGTTTCGCCACAATAGAGCAGAGCAACAGTATTTTCCTTCTGAATACCGAAAGTTCGGATAACTATGGCATCAGGCCCCATAGCGATGCAGTACTAACCGGCCCGTATAATGGCCTTGCAGTGCGGTTTACACGAAAGGACTCCCAGCCGGTGTATTTCAATCCGGAACCAGGGTACTCATTCGAGTTTCAACCCGGCCTGCTGAAACAGAAGTCGCTGGATGAAAAATATCCTTTCAGTTTGTACCTGGATAACAATACATCCAATGGTAATGATTATACGCAGTACGCGCTTACCGGCGGGGAGGTGGATACGCTATGGCAATATTATCTTGATCTCAGAAGCCATACCACCCGCCTGTTCAGAAATGAGTACTTATCTGGAAGGGGTACAGGAAGACTAATTATCAAGGTAGATACCCTGAATACAGGAAAAGTCCCTTTTGTAAAAAACATTATTGTTTATAAAAAAGGTGATCCTGATTTTATGAAAATCTTTCCCGGAAATACAACGGACCTTCAGAATTATAGTCCGGGTATTTACAGGGTCTTCTACCTTCTGAAAGGGAATAAATACATTCTCCAGGATAACGTCCGGATCAGAGCTAACGGAACAAATTACTACAGCACCGGAAAACCCGATATTCTGCCGGCAGATGCTGTGAGCTTTAATATTGCAAAGGTCATTGAAAACAAGAGCAGATTAAATGGTAGTAACCAAGAGGACGAGTCCTCGCAATTGATAAAAGAGGTATTTAACGAAAAATATCTGGATACAGGGACATTTACAGGGTTGATGAGCGGAGCAGTATACGACAAAAAAGATAAAACTCCCATTCCTGGAGTTACTGTTAAAGTAAAAGGAACTTCTGCCGGGACAACTACAGATATGTCCGGCCGCTTTTCCATCAAGGTTCCCTCGTCGGGCAAGCTTCAGATAATGCTTATAGGTTATGAAACAAAAGAAGTAAGCATACAAAATGGAGGTACCGCCGATGTTTACCTGTCAGAGAGCCATCTTTCACTTGATGAAGTGGTGGTCGTGGGTTATGGCGCACAAAAGAAAACAGCAGTAACTGGTGCTGTTTCTGTTATGTATGACAGACTGGAGGGCGTGCAGATCCGTGGCGTCGCTTCCTCCGCTTCAGGAAGCCCGTTGATTATTGTTGACGGTGTTCCATATGCAGGAAACATGGCAAGCCTGGATCCTTCTCTGATTGGAGAAATGAATATATTGAAAAATGAAGCCGCTACAGCACTGTATGGTTCCCGGGGGGCAAATGGCGTAATTCTAATAAGCACAAAAAAGAAGGTGGGGAAAGCTGGAGCAGGAGAAGCACAGCCAGAACAGCAACCAATTTTCCGGAGAAACTTCGCGGATTACGCCTTCTGGCAGCCGCGGTTAAGAACTGACGAACAAGGCAAGGCCAGCTTTACCGTTACCTTTCCTGATGATATTACCAACTGGCGTACCTTCTTTATAGGAATGAGTGGCAATAAGCAAAGCGGCTATGCTGAAGGGCAGATCAAATCTTACAAATCTATTAGTGCCAGCTTTACATCGCCATTGTTTGCAGTCCGCGGAGATACGTTTGAACCGGTTGGCAAGATCATGAACTATACTACCGATACCATCAGTCTGAACCGCAGTTTCAGCTTCAACGGAAAGCTCATGAAAGAAGATACTTTTAGAATTACGAATTCAAAAATAGACACTTTCAGGATTCAGGCAGAAGGGAAAGACAGCCTGCATTTTGAATATTCCATTAAACGACCGACCGGATATTTCGACGGAGAAAGGCGGTCAATTCCCTTATATGAGAGAGGAGTACTGGAAACAAAGGGCGTTTTTGAAACCCTTGAAAAAGACACCTCCATATCGCTACGCTTTGATCCGAAACTTGGGAAGGTCACTCTCCGGGCAGAAGCCTCTCTCCTGCCCGTGCTACTGGAAGAAACTAACCGGCTACGGAAGTATGAATATCTCTGTAATGAACAAATTGCGTCTAAACTCAAGGGACTTCTGGCTGAGAAAAAGATAAGAGCTTATCTGAAGGAGCCTTTCAAACATGAAAAAGACATCAATGAACTGATTAAGAAACTACTTGAAAACAGGAGGAAAGAAGGTACATGGGGATGGTGGAAGGATACAAGTGCGGAGTTATGGATCAGTTTGCATGCTGCCGAAGCCTTGCTCGAGGCCGACGCAATGGGTTATAGAACCCAGATTGACAAGCAGAAACTGATAGACTACCTGATATATGAAGTAAGCTTTTTGAAGGGGCAAAACAAATTGACAGCTATAGAACTGCTGAGCACATTGAATGCGAAAGCTGATTTTAAATCGTTGATAAAAGACTACGAGAGATCGCTTTCACCTAAACAGAAAATAACGGCGTATGAAAAGATGAAACTTATGCGAACCAGACAAAGGGCCGGACTACCGGTTTTAACTGATAGCCTTCTTAAAACAATACGTTATACTATGTTTGGGAATGCTTACTGGGGCGAGCAGCGATATCTTTTCTTCGACAACTCCATACAACTTAGTATCCTGGCTTACCGGATCCTCCGCGAAGACGGAAAGCACACTGCGCTTTTAAGCAAAATAAGGAACTACTTCCTCGAGCAACGAAAAGACGGGCAATGGCGGAACACTTACGAATCGTCTTTGATCCTTGAGACCATTCTTCCTGACATTCTTAAAGACGGAAAGACGCCAGAACCAGCTTCTCTTATACTTTCAGGGGAAAGGAATGAAACAGTTACACGTTTTCCGTATACAGCGATGCTCGATAACAACGCGAAATTAACTATTGAGAAGAAGGGGGAATTTCCGGTTTACCTAACAGCTTATCAGCAGTTTTTTAACTCTTCGCCGGCAAAAACAAACAAGGACTTTACTGTAAATACTTCGTTTGAAAAAGACGAAAACAAACTGAACGAGCTGAAGGGCGGACAACCCGTTGTACTTAAAGCTGACGTAATTGCCCGGGCTGACGCAGACTATGTAATGATTGAGATACCCATACCTGCCGGTTGTTCCTACGAAAGCAAAGAACAGTCCTATTCATACACAGGAAGCGAAGTGCACAGGGAGTATTTCAAAAATAAAGTGAGTATCTTTTGCAATAAGCTAAAAGCAGGACGATATAGCTATAGCATAAAGCTGGTCCCCCGCTACACCGGAACCTATACCCTCAATCCTGCAAAAGTAGAAATGATGTACTTCCCGGTATTTTTCGGACGTGAAGAAATAAAACAAATTCGGATTAAGTAA
- the recO gene encoding DNA repair protein RecO, with product MLHKTRGIVLKTTDYSESSVIVQVFTEKFGMQSYLISGVKKSKGRIRMNMLQPLHLLDMIVYHKPSGNIQRISELRNDPVFESIPYDVVKSSLAIFLNEVLYRSIRQHSADERLFEFLSQSIEVLDHLTKGLANYHLWFLLKLTRYLGFYPQSRSSSGSLYFDLKNGVFTKELPLHLHFIQGSLVNHFVNLLSCNTETLEQVKLSSLERKELLTKMLEYYHLHIDSLGEIRSHLVLEEVLS from the coding sequence ATGCTTCATAAAACCCGGGGAATTGTTTTAAAGACTACCGACTATTCGGAAAGCAGTGTGATAGTGCAGGTATTTACCGAGAAGTTCGGCATGCAGTCATATCTTATCAGCGGAGTAAAAAAATCTAAAGGGAGAATACGCATGAATATGCTGCAACCCCTGCATTTGCTGGATATGATCGTCTATCACAAGCCTTCTGGCAACATTCAGAGAATTTCAGAACTAAGGAACGATCCGGTTTTCGAGAGCATTCCTTATGATGTTGTGAAGAGCTCGCTTGCTATCTTTTTGAATGAAGTTCTTTATCGAAGTATACGGCAGCATTCTGCAGATGAAAGGCTGTTTGAATTTTTAAGTCAAAGCATTGAAGTGCTCGATCATCTCACTAAAGGTCTTGCAAATTACCATCTATGGTTTTTATTAAAGTTAACCAGGTACCTGGGGTTTTATCCTCAAAGCAGGTCATCATCGGGATCTCTATATTTTGACCTTAAAAACGGGGTGTTTACAAAGGAGCTGCCGTTGCACCTTCATTTTATACAGGGGAGTCTGGTTAATCATTTTGTAAATCTGTTATCCTGTAACACTGAAACTCTGGAGCAAGTGAAGCTGAGCTCTTTAGAAAGGAAGGAGCTCCTGACTAAAATGTTAGAATACTATCATTTACACATCGACAGCCTGGGTGAAATCAGGTCGCATCTTGTTTTAGAAGAGGTGCTCAGTTAA
- a CDS encoding response regulator, whose amino-acid sequence MSKRILIFDDDVDILSICSYILEEQGWDVHTSPHCNNISEFVRGIQPDVILMDNWIPDSGGVIATQTLKSERDLRTIPVIYFSANNDIQSLAAQAGADTYLEKPFDLNELELVIERVMASKVA is encoded by the coding sequence ATGTCAAAACGCATACTCATATTCGACGATGACGTCGATATACTATCTATTTGTAGTTATATCCTTGAAGAACAGGGATGGGATGTTCATACTTCCCCGCATTGCAACAATATTTCTGAATTTGTACGGGGTATTCAACCGGATGTAATACTCATGGATAATTGGATACCCGATTCAGGAGGCGTTATTGCCACCCAAACACTTAAAAGTGAAAGAGACCTCAGGACGATTCCGGTAATATACTTCTCTGCCAATAATGATATCCAATCTTTAGCTGCACAGGCCGGAGCGGATACCTATCTTGAGAAACCGTTCGATCTAAACGAACTCGAACTGGTGATTGAGAGGGTGATGGCTAGTAAGGTAGCATGA
- a CDS encoding diacylglycerol kinase family protein, protein MKKFFYGFQYAWQGIRYAFKTQINFRFHSLAAIFAVSMGFYFKIQTYEWLWILAVIAMVFISELFNTALEVLVDLVSPDYHVKAGVIKDLSSGAVLFTAFFAFVTGLLIFIPKIF, encoded by the coding sequence ATGAAAAAATTCTTTTACGGTTTCCAATATGCATGGCAAGGGATCCGGTATGCTTTCAAAACGCAAATCAACTTCAGGTTTCATTCTCTCGCTGCAATTTTCGCAGTTTCCATGGGTTTCTATTTTAAAATACAAACGTATGAATGGCTATGGATTCTAGCGGTTATCGCAATGGTGTTTATAAGCGAACTTTTTAATACCGCCCTTGAAGTTTTGGTAGATCTGGTTTCTCCGGACTATCATGTAAAGGCGGGTGTAATAAAAGATTTAAGCTCCGGAGCAGTATTATTTACTGCTTTTTTTGCCTTTGTAACAGGCTTGCTTATCTTTATTCCGAAAATCTTCTGA